The DNA segment GTTGGCcatttactttgaaagttcgAGTCCCGTCCTCCGACTCCAATTCAATAGCAACATAAGGGGACACAATTACAACTTTGAACGGGCCAGtccatttggatttgagtttgCCCGGAAACAACTTGAGTCTTGAGTTGAAGAGTAAAACCAAGTCACCGGATTTGAATTCCCGCTTCAATATCTTCTTGTCATGAACAAACTTCATTCTCTCCTTATACATGGCTGCATTCTCATAGGCATGGAGACGTAACTGTTCCATCTCATTGAGTTGTGTCATTCTTAGGTTAGCAGCTTCGGCCCAGTCAAGGTTCAACTTTTTcagagcccacatggctttgtgttcaagctccacAGGCAAGTGACACGCCTTACCAAAAACCAACTGGTACGGTGAGGTGCCAATGGGGTTCTTAAATGCTGTGCGATATGCCCACAATACATCATCTAGTTTCCTTGATTAGCCAGTCCtgtttgcattgacagtttttgCTCGGATGTTTTTAATCTCCATGTTGGAAACTTAAACCTGACCATTCGATTGaggatgataaggtgtggccACCTTCTACTTTATGCCATACTTTTCTAGCAGCCCGGTGaaggccttgttgcaaaagtgagaaccACTATCACTAAGGATGGCCCTGGGCGTACCAAACTacgtgaatatgttcttcttcaaga comes from the Nicotiana tabacum cultivar K326 chromosome 14, ASM71507v2, whole genome shotgun sequence genome and includes:
- the LOC142168915 gene encoding uncharacterized protein LOC142168915 — its product is MWALKKLNLDWAEAANLRMTQLNEMEQLRLHAYENAAMYKERMKFVHDKKILKREFKSGDLVLLFNSRLKLFPGKLKSKWTGPFKVVIVSPYVAIELESEDGTRTFKVNGQRVKHYLGTTGEKHLVEQIALKDSPTPTTE